Proteins co-encoded in one Brassica oleracea var. oleracea cultivar TO1000 chromosome C4, BOL, whole genome shotgun sequence genomic window:
- the LOC106339277 gene encoding receptor-like protein 12, translating to MSNSRFCLLSLVSILSLLIITTTTNLVAGQRCHPDQTETLKRFKNEFAFSSSCTDDTHFLSGVTCDNVTGAVTVLKLPGGCLRGTLRDNSSLFELSHLRHLNLSFNNFASSPLPSSFGQLHNLEVLLLSSNGFLGQVPSSLRNLTKLTQLQLAHNKLTGDLTSLLQNRTSLVALDVSSNEFYGTIPSFLFTMPSLSFLDLSENHLSGPLETPFSLPNLRVLKLSYLNITHQLDLIRVFSSLKSLTYLDLSGISLTPTSVDSDINFAKSLRVLLLSECNIYEFPRFVKSLTNLEFLYLSDNRIKGNVPDWLWTLPHLTSLNLYNNSFTGFEGSLDHVLANSSVQVLDMAYNCFNGSFPDPPLFIINLSAWNNSFTGEIPLSTCNRTFLDVLDLSYNNFTGSIPPCLGNINIVNLRKNKLEGNIPDEFHIGASTQTLDVGYNQLTGKLPRSLLNCTLLKFVSVDHNRINDTFPFWLKALPDLKVLTLRSNRFHGPISPPYGPLAFPKLQILEISHNRFTGSLPRNYFENWTNTSLKPDDEEKMYMGDYSSDRFGYEDTLDLQYKGLYMEQGKVLTFYSAIDFSGNKLEGEIPESIGLLKALIALNLSNNSFTGRIPMSFANVSELESLDLSENKLSGEIPHELRRLTYLAYIDVSDNQLTGEIPQGTQITGQPKSSFEGNLGLCGLPLEERCFTEKTTSIEEVEEEEEGVLKWRAVAIGYAPGVLFGLAIGHVVALYRPEWFIKSYGQNRLRGVGSL from the coding sequence ATGTCAAACTCACGTTTTTGTTTGCTCTCACTCGTGTCCATCTTATCCTTACTCATCATCACTACTACAACCAATCTTGTCGCCGGTCAACGCTGTCATCCCGATCAAACCGAAACCCTCAAGCGTTTCAAGAACGAGTTTGCGTTCTCCAGCAGCTGCACCGACGATACCCACTTCTTAAGCGGTGTGACCTGCGATAACGTGACCGGTGCGGTCACCGTTCTAAAACTCCCCGGTGGATGTCTACGTGGCACTCTTAGAGACAATAGTAGCCTCTTCGAGTTAAGCCACCTCCGTCACCTTAACCTCTCTTTCAACAACTTCGCTTCTTCTCCTTTACCCTCTTCTTTTGGTCAACTACACAATCTTGAGGTCTTGCTTCTCTCCTCTAATGGCTTCTTAGGTCAAGTTCCTTCCTCTCTACGTAACCTCACAAAACTCACTCAGTTACAGCTTGCTCACAATAAGCTCACAGGTGATTTAACCTCACTTCTACAGAATCGAACAAGCCTTGTAGCTTTAGACGTCTCTTCTAATGAATTCTATGGAACCATACCTTCTTTTCTCTTCACTATGCCTTCCTTGTCTTTTCTTGATTTGAGTGAGAATCATCTCTCTGGCCCACTTGAAACCCCTTTTTCTTTGCCTAACCTCCGAGTTCTCAAGCTCTCTTACCTAAACATAACCCACCAGCTTGACTTAATTAGAGTCTTCTCATCTCTCAAATCTTTGACATACCTTGACCTTTCCGGAATCAGTTTAACACCAACAAGTGTGGATTCAGACATCAACTTTGCAAAATCTCTGAGGGTCTTGCTCTTGTCGGAATGCAACATTTATGAGTTTCCAAGATTCGTGAAGTCTCTAACGAATCTAGAGTTTTTATATCTTTCTGACAACAGAATCAAAGGAAACGTTCCCGATTGGTTATGGACTCTTCCTCATTTGACCTCGCTGAATCTCTACAACAACTCTTTCACCGGCTTCGAAGGCTCATTAGACCATGTTTTAGCCAACTCATCGGTGCAAGTGCTAGACATGGCTTACAACTGCTTCAACGGATCCTTCCCTGATCCACCGCTCTTCATCATCAACTTATCCGCTTGGAACAACAGTTTCACAGGAGAGATCCCTCTCTCAACATGCAACAGAACATTCCTCGATGTCCTCGATCTCTCCTATAACAACTTCACCGGCTCAATCCCTCCGTGTCTCGGTAACATCAACATAGTGAATCTCCGGAAAAACAAGCTGGAAGGAAACATCCCAGACGAGTTCCACATCGGCGCTTCAACGCAGACGCTTGACGTGGGATACAATCAACTAACCGGGAAGCTTCCAAGATCTCTCCTCAACTGCACACTCCTCAAGTTTGTTAGCGTGGATCACAATAGAATCAATGACACGTTTCCCTTCTGGCTCAAGGCACTGCCGGATTTGAAAGTCCTCACTCTCCGTTCAAACAGATTCCACGGTCCTATCTCTCCACCTTATGGTCCTCTCGCCTTCCCCAAGCTCCAGATACTTGAAATCTCGCATAATAGATTCACCGGAAGCTTACCAAGAAACTACTTCGAGAATTGGACTAACACATCACTCAAGCCGGACGATGAAGAGAAGATGTATATGGGAGATTACTCGAGTGATAGGTTTGGTTACGAAGATACTTTGGACTTGCAGTACAAAGGCTTATACATGGAGCAAGGGAAGGTTCTCACGTTCTACTCGGCTATCGATTTCTCTGGAAACAAACTCGAAGGAGAGATTCCTGAATCTATTGGTCTGTTGAAGGCTTTGATTGCTCTCAACTTATCGAACAACTCGTTCACGGGACGTATACCGATGTCTTTCGCTAATGTGAGTGAGCTCGAGTCGTTAGACTTGTCGGAGAACAAACTGTCGGGGGAGATTCCTCATGAGCTGAGGAGGCTTACGTATTTGGCGTATATAGATGTGTCTGATAATCAGCTTACTGGTGAGATACCACAAGGGACGCAGATCACAGGGCAGCCTAAGTCGTCGTTTGAAGGGAATCTAGGGTTGTGTGGTCTTCCTCTTGAGGAAAGATGCTTCACTGAAAAGACAACATCGATAGAAGAGGTTGAGGAAGAAGAAGAAGGAGTGTTGAAGTGGAGAGCAGTGGCAATAGGGTATGCACCTGGAGTATTGTTTGGATTAGCTATAGGACATGTTGTTGCTTTGTACAGGCCTGAGTGGTTTATTAAGAGTTATGGTCAGAACAGGCTCAGAGGAGTTGGAAGCCTTTAG
- the LOC106342852 gene encoding receptor-like protein 12, protein MSNSRLCLLSLVSILSLLITTTTNLVAAQRQRCRPDQTETLKRFKNEFTFSSSCSDDAYFLRGVTCDNVTGAVTILKLPSGCLRGTLRDNSSLFELSHLRYLNLSFNNFASSSLPSAFGQLHNLEVLLLSSNGFLGQVPSSIRNLTKLTQLKLSHNKLTGDLTSLLQNLTSLVALDVSSNEFYGTIPSFLFTMPSLSYLDLSENHLSGPLEPPFSLPNLQFLMLSHLNINHQLDLRIFSSLKSLSYLDLSGISLAPISMDSDIDFTKNLNVLLLLECNISKFPRFVRSLKNLENLYLSHNRIKGNIPDWLWSLPRLTTLYLYNNSFTGFEGSLDHVLANSPVQVLDMAYNCFKGSFPNPPRFIINLSAWNNSFTGEIPLSTCNRTFLDVLDLSYNNFTGLIPPCLGNMNVVNLRKNKLEGNIPDEFHIGASTQTLDVGYNQLTGKLPRSLRNCSLLRFLSVDDNRIKDSFPFWLKALPSLKVLTLRSNRFYGPISPPYGPGPLAFPKLQILEISHNRFTGSLPRNYFENWSATSLKPNDEEKYMGDDTSDEYIYQEKLYMGDYTSDKYIYQDTLDLQYKGLYMEQGKVLTFYSAIDFSGNKLEGEIPESIGLLKALIALNLSSNSFTGHIPLSFANVSELESLDLSKNKLSGEIPQELKRLSYLAYIDVSDNQLTGEIPQGTQIIGQPKSSFEGNLGLCGLPLEESCFTENTPSIEEPDEEEDGGVLKWRAVAIGYGPGVLFGLAIGYVVALYKPEWFIKNYIQNRLLGIGRL, encoded by the coding sequence ATGTCGAACTCACGTTTGTGTTTGCTCTCACTCGTGTCCATCTTATCCTTACTCATCACTACTACAACCAATCTTGTCGCTGCTCAGCGTCAGCGATGTCGTCCCGACCAAACCGAAACCCTCAAGCGTTTCAAAAATGAGTTCACCTTCTCCAGCAGCTGCAGCGACGACGCCTACTTCTTACGCGGTGTGACATGCGATAACGTGACCGGTGCGGTCACCATACTAAAACTCCCCAGTGGATGTCTACGTGGCACTCTCAGAGACAATAGTAGCCTCTTCGAGCTAAGCCATCTCCGTTACCTCAACCTCTCTTTCAACAACTTCGCTTCTTCTTCTTTACCCTCTGCCTTTGGTCAACTACACAATCTTGAGGTCTTGCTTCTCTCCTCTAATGGCTTCTTAGGTCAAGTTCCTTCCTCTATACGTAACCTCACTAAACTAACTCAGTTAAAGCTTTCTCATAATAAGCTCACAGGTGATTTAACCTCACTTCTACAGAACCTAACAAGCCTTGTGGCTTTAGACGTTTCTTCTAATGAATTCTATGGAACCATACCTTCTTTTCTCTTCACTATGCCTTCCTTGTCTTATCTTGATTTGAGTGAGAATCATCTCTCTGGCCCACTTGAACCCCCTTTTTCTTTGCCTAATCTCCAATTTCTCATGCTCTCTCACCTAAACATAAACCACCAGCTTGACTTAAGAATCTTCTCCTCTCTCAAATCTTTGTCATACCTTGATCTCTCCGGAATCAGTTTAGCACCAATAAGTATGGATTCAGACATCGACTTCACAAAGAACCTGAATGTCTTGCTCTTGTTGGAATGCAACATAAGTAAGTTCCCTAGATTCGTGAGGTCTCTAAAGAATCTAGAGAATTTATATCTTTCCCACAACAGAATTAAAGGGAACATTCCTGACTGGTTATGGAGTCTTCCTCGTTTGACCACGCTTTATCTGTATAACAACTCCTTCACCGGTTTCGAAGGCTCATTAGATCATGTTCTAGCTAACTCACCGGTGCAGGTTCTAGACATGGCTTATAACTGCTTCAAAGGATCATTCCCTAATCCACCACGCTTTATCATCAACTTGTCTGCTTGGAACAATAGTTTCACCGGAGAGATCCCTCTCTCAACCTGTAACCGAACATTTCTTGATGTTCTTGATCTGTCCTACAACAACTTCACGGGCTTAATCCCTCCATGTCTCGGTAATATGAACGTAGTGAATCTCCGGAAAAACAAGCTGGAAGGAAACATCCCAGACGAGTTCCACATCGGCGCTTCTACACAGACGCTTGACGTGGGATACAATCAACTAACCGGGAAGCTTCCAAGATCTCTCCGGAATTGCTCACTCCTAAGGTTCTTAAGTGTGGATGACAACAGAATCAAAGACTCGTTTCCCTTCTGGCTCAAGGCATTGCCGAGTTTGAAAGTCCTTACTCTACGTTCAAACAGATTCTATGGTCCTATATCTCCACCTTATGGTCCAGGTCCTCTTGCGTTTCCTAAGCTCCAGATACTTGAAATATCGCATAATAGATTCACCGGAAGCTTACCAAGAAACTACTTTGAGAATTGGAGTGCAACATCTCTTAAGCCTAATGATGAAGAGAAGTATATGGGAGACGATACGAGTGATGAGTATATCTATCAAGAGAAGCTGTATATGGGAGACTATACAAGTGATAAGTATATCTATCAAGATACTTTGGATTTGCAATACAAAGGTCTATACATGGAGCAAGGAAAGGTACTTACATTTTACTCGGCCATCGATTTCTCTGGGAACAAACTGGAAGGGGAGATTCCTGAATCTATTGGTCTGTTGAAGGCATTGATTGCTCTCAACTTATCAAGCAACTCATTCACAGGACATATCCCGTTGTCTTTCGCCAATGTGAGTGAGCTCGAGTCATTAGACCTGTCAAAGAACAAACTGTCTGGGGAGATTCCTCAAGAGCTAAAGAGGCTTTCGTATTTGGCGTACATAGATGTTTCTGATAATCAACTCACTGGTGAAATACCACAAGGGACACAGATCATAGGGCAGCCTAAATCCTCATTTGAAGGGAATCTAGGGTTATGTGGTCTCCCTCTTGAAGAAAGTTGCTTCACCGAAAACACACCATCAATAGAAGAGCCAGATGAAGAAGAAGACGGAGGAGTATTGAAGTGGAGAGCAGTGGCAATAGGGTATGGACCTGGAGTTCTGTTTGGATTAGCAATAGGATATGTTGTTGCTTTGTACAAGCCTGAGTGGTTCATCAAGAATTATATTCAGAACAGGCTCCTAGGCATTGGACGCCTTTAG
- the LOC106339074 gene encoding uncharacterized protein LOC106339074: protein MWQALAGALAVSERLGTRGINIDATCMMCLAQPETINHVLFHCPVAKEVWRISGFPTPPAGAEELWEKIQLDAEAWRAANIPDKEDINQMSGVASLSCWQKPCPSFIKCNIGSSWIDASCNCKVAWLTRNHYGVSLAHSRRSYSVVTSPLEAELLCFYWAVESLSTMRYEKVVFESTSYLAGEAILNPENFPHLSGLIGAIREKLSLLGLWSIAYVHKEANRCADAIALSVTRDHRYTSYIAKDGPGWLLPMILEDAVGAYDDY from the exons ATGTGGCAGGCACTAGCTGGAGCATTAGCAGTATCAGAGAGGCTTGGGACTCGGGGTATAAACATTGATGCCACTTGTATGATGTGTCTTGCACAGCCAGAGACCATTAACCATGTTCTGTTTCACTGCCCTGTTGCGAAAGAAGTGTGGAGAATATCAGGGTTTCCTACTCCACCTGCAG GGGCAGAGGAGTTATGGGAGAAGATTCAACTAGATGCTGAGGCTTGGCGGGCTGCTAACATACCTGACAAGGAAGACATAAACCAGATGTCGGGAGTAGCTTCTCTTTCGTGCTGGCAGAAGCCGTGTCCAAGTTTCATCAAGTGTAATATTGGATCGTCCTGGATTGATGCAAGTTGTAACTGTAAAGTAGCTTGGTTGACAAGGAACCATTATGGAGTGTCTTTGGCTCACAGTCGCCGCTCATACTCTGTTGTAACATCGCCACTGGAGGCTGAGTTATTGTGTTTCTACTGGGCTGTAGAAAGTCTCTCAACTATGAGGTATGAAAAGGTGGTTTTCGAATCTACTTCTTACTTGGCGGGAGAAGCAATTTTAAATCCTGAGAATTTTCCTCATTTGAGTGGTCTGATTGGAGCTATTAGAGAAAAGCTCTCTTTGCTCGGGCTGTGGTCTATAGCTTATGTTCACAAAGAGGCAAACCGATGTGCCGATGCTATCGCTCTTAGTGTTACAAGAGATCATCGCTATACTTCTTATATTGCGAAGGATGGACCTGGATGGTTGCTACCGATGATTCTTGAAGATGCGGTTGGAGCGTATGATGATTACTAA